The window ACCGTCAGGCTTGACAAGGCCTGGGCTGAAACGTATGTTTCAAACAAGTGTTTGTCAGGCGGAGTAGCCATGGCCCAGTCGGAAACCGTTGAACGCATTCTTGATGCTGCCGAGCAATTGTTCGCGGAAAAAGGTTTTGCTGAAACCTCATTGCGTCTGATCACCAGCAAGGCCGGTGTCAATCTGGCGGCGGTGAACTATCACTTCGGTTCAAAGAAGGCCTTGATCCAGGCAGTTTTCTCGCGCTTTCTCGGGCCGTTCTGCTTGAGCCTCGATAAAGAGCTCGAGCGGCGTCAGGCCAAGCCGGAGAACAAGCCGACGCTAGAGGAGCTGCTGGAAATCCTCGTCGAGCAAGCTCTGGTGGTGCAGCCACGTAGCGGCAACGATCTGTCGATTTTCATGCGATTGCTGGGCCTGGCTTTCAGTCAGAGCCAAGGGCAC of the Pseudomonas frederiksbergensis genome contains:
- a CDS encoding TetR/AcrR family transcriptional regulator is translated as MAQSETVERILDAAEQLFAEKGFAETSLRLITSKAGVNLAAVNYHFGSKKALIQAVFSRFLGPFCLSLDKELERRQAKPENKPTLEELLEILVEQALVVQPRSGNDLSIFMRLLGLAFSQSQGHLRRYLEDMYGKVFRRYMMLVNEAAPRIPPIELFWRVHFMLGAAAFSMSGIKALRAIAETDFGVNTSIEQVMRLMVPFLAAGMRAETGVTDTAMATAQLRPRSKSTPAVAKV